In the genome of Microbacterium paraoxydans, the window CGGGAGACCTCGTACGTGAAGTCGACGTGACCGGGGGTGTCGATCATGTTGAGCGCGAACACCTCGTCCGGGCCCTGCGCCTGCCCCAGAGCCCACGGCATCCGCACCGCCTGGCTCTTGATCGTGATGCCGCGCTCCCGCTCGATGTCCATCCGGTCGAGGTACTGGGCGCGCATGTCCCGCTCCGCGACCACGCCGGTGATCTGGAGCATGCGGTCGGCCAGGGTCGACTTGCCGTGGTCGATGTGGGCGATGATGCAGAAGTTACGGATCTGCGCAGCCGGCGTCGCGGCAGGCTGAAGCGGGGTGAGAGCGCGTGGGGACATGTCCCGTCGATTCTACGGTGAGGGTCCTCATAATCCCCATTCGTGCGTATCGGTGATAGTCTCCCGAAGTTGCCCGGGATCAATCCGTGACACCGGATCCCGTAAGCGATACGACTCCGTCACAGACTCCGTGAGGGCTGTCGCGTCGCGCGGAACGGCGGATGAAACCCGATCATCCGCCCGGCTCAGCGTTGCGTCGGCAGACCCCGAGCGCGTCTGGAGAAGAGAAAGACAAATCCCCCTTGATCAAGTACCTCGCGCGCCGTGCCCTCGGCTGGCTGCTCATGATCGTGGTCGCGACGAACCTCACCTACTTCCTCGCGTGGGGCTTCCTCGATCCGCGCAGCAACTACGTGGGTCGTCGCCCTCCGCTCAGTCCTGAGCAGATCGACAACGTCCTCATCCCCCGCAACCTGAGCGACACAGTCCCACTGATCGAACGGTGGTGGAACTGGTTCTCGGGGATTCTGCTGCGATGGGACTGGGGCGTCAGCCCGACGGGGCAGTCGGTGAACGAGCAGGTCGCCTATCGCATGTGGGTCAGCGCCGAGCTCGTCCTCGGCGCCACGATCATCGCCGCCGTGCTCGGCGTCTGGCTGGGCGTGTACACCGCCTCTCGTCAGTACAAGCTCGCCGACCGCATCGGCCAGGCGACCTCGATCATCACGATGAACATCAACATCATCGTGGCGGGTCTCGCCGTGGTACTCCTCGCCATCGCCCTCAACGAGGCGACCGGCGTGCGCATCTTCTACGTCACCGGCTCCTCCAGTCCCGGGGTCACCGGCTTCTTCCCCACGATCGTCGATGCGCTCCAGCACGTCACCCTGCCGACCATCGCTCTGGTGCTGGTCGGTTACGCCCAGTATCACTTCCTTCAGCGCTCCCTGCTGCTCGACAACATCAACGCCGATTACGTCCGCACGGCTCGCGCCAAGGGGCTCACGAAGGCCCAGGCGATCCGGAAGCACGCGCTCCGCACGTCCCTCATCCCGGTCGCCACCCAGGTCGCCTTCACGATCCCGACGATCTTCACCGGCGCGATCCTGACGGAGACGATCTTCGCCTGGCAGGGCATGGGGCGCTACTTCCTCGACACCATCAACCAGAACGACATCAACGGTGTCGTGGCGGTCGCCGCGTTCGGCGCCGTTCTGACCGCGATCGGCGCCGTGCTGGCGGACATCATCGTGGTCATCCTCGACCCGCGAGTGAGGGTGAGCTGAAAATGACCACGGAAATGATCGATCCCCTCGTCGAGCCGCCCGTCGGGCCTCCGCAGCCCGCCGACAAGTCGCTCTCGAAGTGGACGTTGTACACGCGCCGGTTCCTGCGCAACAAGCCCGCTGTCGGCGGCATCATCGTGCTGTTCGTCCTGATCCTCTTCGCGACGCTCGGACCGTTGCTGTCGCGCTACGCGGTGAATGACATGGACTTCCTGGCATTGAGCTCGCCCCCGTCGGCCGACCACTGGTTCGGGACCAACGGCGCCGGGAACGACACGTACACGCAGACCGCTGTCGGTCTGCAGCGCTCGCTCATGATCGCCATCACCGTCTCGCTCGGCACGACGATCCTCTCGGCACTCGTCGGCACGGCCGCCGCCTACTTCGGCGGCTGGTTCGAGCGCATCGCTCTTCTGGTGATCCACTTCATGATGGTCGTCCCGACCTTCCTCATCCTGTCGGTCGTCTCGAATGACTCCGGCGGCGTCTGGTGGGTCATCGCCCTGGTGATGATCTTCGTCGGATGGTTCTTCCCCGCGCGCATCATCTGGACGATGGCGCTGTCGCTCCGCGAACGCGAGTACGTGCAGGCTGCGCGCTACATGGGGGTCCGTGGCGGACGCATCGTCCTGCGGCATCTGGTCCCCAACATCGGATCACTGCTGGTGATCAACTTCACCCTGGGCATCGTCGCCGCCGTGACCACCGAGACCGGTCTGTCGTTCATCGGCTTCGGCGTCAAGATCCCCGATGTCTCCCTCGGCTCCCTGATCGGCGAGGGCAGCACGACCATCACGAGCTCGCCGTGGCTGTTCTACTTCCCGGCCCTCGTCCTCACTCTGCTCACCGTGTCGATGGCACTCATCGCCGACGGTCTGCGTGATGCCCTCGATCCCACCTCGGCTGCTGGAGGCCGCGCATGAGCCCCATCCTCTCCGTCCGCGACCTCAACGTCAGCTTCGCCTCTGAGGCCGGCCGTGTCCACGCCGTCCGCGGCGTCTCCTTCGACCTCGAGGCCGGGAAGACCCTCGGCATCGTCGGAGAGTCCGGGTCGGGCAAGTCGGTCACCTCCCTGGCGGTGATGGGCCTGCTCGACGAGAACGCCAAGGTGTCGGGCTCGATCATGTTCGACGGCCAGGAGCTGATCGGCAAGACGGACGCGCAGCTCTCCACGATCCGCGGCAACGGCCTGTCGATGATCTTCCAGGACCCGCTGACCTCGCTGACCCCCGTGTACACGATCGGCACGCAGCTGATCGAGGCGTTGACCGTGCACCGCAACATGAGCGGCAAAGAGGCCAACGCCCGGGCCATCGACCTCCTCAAGCTCGTCGGGATCCCGGAGCCGGAGAAGCGCATGAAGGCCTTCCCCCACGAGTTCTCCGGAGGCATGCGCCAGCGCGTCGTCATCGCCATCGCGATGGCGAACGACCCCAAGCTGATCATCGCCGACGAGCCGACCACTGCTCTGGACGTGACGATTCAGGCACAGATCCTGGACCTCATCGAGAAGGCACAGGACGAGACCGGCGCGGCCGTGATGATGATCACGCATGACATGGG includes:
- a CDS encoding ABC transporter permease, which translates into the protein MIKYLARRALGWLLMIVVATNLTYFLAWGFLDPRSNYVGRRPPLSPEQIDNVLIPRNLSDTVPLIERWWNWFSGILLRWDWGVSPTGQSVNEQVAYRMWVSAELVLGATIIAAVLGVWLGVYTASRQYKLADRIGQATSIITMNINIIVAGLAVVLLAIALNEATGVRIFYVTGSSSPGVTGFFPTIVDALQHVTLPTIALVLVGYAQYHFLQRSLLLDNINADYVRTARAKGLTKAQAIRKHALRTSLIPVATQVAFTIPTIFTGAILTETIFAWQGMGRYFLDTINQNDINGVVAVAAFGAVLTAIGAVLADIIVVILDPRVRVS
- a CDS encoding ABC transporter permease, yielding MTTEMIDPLVEPPVGPPQPADKSLSKWTLYTRRFLRNKPAVGGIIVLFVLILFATLGPLLSRYAVNDMDFLALSSPPSADHWFGTNGAGNDTYTQTAVGLQRSLMIAITVSLGTTILSALVGTAAAYFGGWFERIALLVIHFMMVVPTFLILSVVSNDSGGVWWVIALVMIFVGWFFPARIIWTMALSLREREYVQAARYMGVRGGRIVLRHLVPNIGSLLVINFTLGIVAAVTTETGLSFIGFGVKIPDVSLGSLIGEGSTTITSSPWLFYFPALVLTLLTVSMALIADGLRDALDPTSAAGGRA